Below is a genomic region from Rhizobium sp. 007.
TCCAGCGTGATGGCGCTGTGACCCGGCGTATGTCCCGCATAAAGAATGGAACCAAGACCGGGAACGGGCGCTGCGTTGTCCGCAAAGGTTTCGAATTTTCCGGCTTCGACGTATGGCGTCACGCACTGATCCGCCTCGCCAAAATGCTGCTTGACGATGCCGGTCGCCGCCTTGGCGTTTGCCGCACTCAGCCAGAATTTGGCCTCCCGCTCATTTACCCGCAATGTGGCCTTCGGGAAGGTGCGCTTGCCATTGCTCATCAACCCGCCGGAATGATCGGTGTGAATATGGGTGAGGACGACATCATCGATGTCATCCATCTTATAACCGGACGCCTCAATGTTTGACACGAGTTTGCCGAGCGATGGCCCTAGATAGGCACCGGTGCCTGCGTCGATCAGTACCAGTCTTTCGCCGGTATTGATCAGAAAGGCGTTGACGGAAGTTGGGACGATTTCGGGCAGAAAGGCATCATCTAACGCGCTCTGCGCATGTTGTTCGCTGGTGTTGGTATAGAGCTTGGCGAGCGGCAGAGCAACGGTGCCGTCCGACAGGGCCGTGACCTCTACGGAGCCGATTTTAAGCCGGTAGAAACCGGGTGCCTGAACAACCGCATAGGGTGCTTTGGCGAAGGCTATCGACGGTGCGACGAAGGGTGCGGCGATCAGGCCGGTCAGAGCGCTTTTGAGAATGGAACGACGGGATGGCATGGGTTTGCTCCTTGGGTGAGGGTGCGGAACGGCTTGCAAGTTCCTGCCCATCAGCTAAGGATGTCTCGGTCAGCAATCAAATCGATATAGCTCATGCAAGTCATCGATCATTTCAATCTACGTTCCTTCGACCTCAATCTTCTCGTGGCCTTCGATGCAATGATGGAAGAGATGAGCGTGACCCGTGCGGCGCAGCGGCTGAAAATTCAGCAGCCTGCCATGAGCCACAATATATCCACCCTGCGCACCCTGTTTCAGGATGAGCTTTTCATCCGTGTAGGTCAGGTGATGAAGCCCACGGCACGGGCGCTCAACTTGTCTGGTCCGGTGCGGCAGGCCTTGCGGCAGGCGCAGGCGGCCGTGTTGATGGCGGACGCATTCGACCCGGCTACCGAGCAACGCACATTCCGGCTGGGACTTTCCAGCGAGGTGGAACTGCTGCTGCTGCCCGATCTGACGGCGCGTCTGCGGGATATTGCGCCGGGCATCCGTATTTTGTCCCGCGGTGGTGATGCGCAGGAGGTCGACGCGATGCTTGATGCGGGTGTCATCGATCTGTCTGTGGGGTGCAGTTATCTGCCGGACTCACGGCACCATAGCGAGCCGCTGTATCAGTCCAGCGTATTGTGCTGTTTCAATCCGCAATTGCTGAAGGTTTCCAATCCGGTGGGCCTTGATGCCTATATGGCCGCACAACACGCGGTGATTTCGCAGACTGACAGCCTGCATGGCTGCGTCAAGGATGCGCTGGAGCATGCAGGTGCAGAACTGGAAGTGGTGGCGGCAGCTCCCGATTTCATGTCGATATTGGCCACGGCGCGTTCATCTGCGGTGATTGCCACCGTTTCATCGCGCATTGCGCTTCGTTATGGGCCGCTGTTGGGACTTGAGGTCAGCCCGGTGCCACTGGCGCTTTCTTTTCCACCCGTGGCAATGGTCTGGCCGCTTCAGATGGACAGCGATCTTGGCTGCGCATGGTTGCGGCAGCAAATCCGTGAGGCGATGCTGAGGACGAACGGGAGCAACGTCGCGGATGTTGCAGCGTAACGTGCAGTAGAGATCAGCGTGCGTTTGAAGGCCTCGCCTTGATAGGATTCGAACCTGAGCGTCAGATGGAAAAAGACGTTACGGCGCGCTTTCTATTTTCAATTCACAGCACACGAAAACAAGTTGCACGACAGCGCGCAGCAAACACGGTCGCGATCCACATTCGCGGCGTAGCTGTAGCCGATGTCGCCCAGTGAGCGACATCGGCAGATGCTATTTCAATCGGCTCAGCAGTTCCAGGGCCACAGCCGGTGCCGACGCGGGGTTCTGGCCGGTGATCAGCTCGCGATCTGTCACGGCATGTGCGGAGAAAGCTGCGTCGGCTTGGCTGAATTGGCCGCCTGCTTGCG
It encodes:
- a CDS encoding MBL fold metallo-hydrolase is translated as MPSRRSILKSALTGLIAAPFVAPSIAFAKAPYAVVQAPGFYRLKIGSVEVTALSDGTVALPLAKLYTNTSEQHAQSALDDAFLPEIVPTSVNAFLINTGERLVLIDAGTGAYLGPSLGKLVSNIEASGYKMDDIDDVVLTHIHTDHSGGLMSNGKRTFPKATLRVNEREAKFWLSAANAKAATGIVKQHFGEADQCVTPYVEAGKFETFADNAAPVPGLGSILYAGHTPGHSAITLESEGEMIVFWGDITHGDILQFDEPGVAIEFDIDQKAAVAARDIAFRQAVEGKYLVAGAHIAFPGIGHVRKDSTNYDWLPVNYA
- a CDS encoding LysR family transcriptional regulator, which produces MQVIDHFNLRSFDLNLLVAFDAMMEEMSVTRAAQRLKIQQPAMSHNISTLRTLFQDELFIRVGQVMKPTARALNLSGPVRQALRQAQAAVLMADAFDPATEQRTFRLGLSSEVELLLLPDLTARLRDIAPGIRILSRGGDAQEVDAMLDAGVIDLSVGCSYLPDSRHHSEPLYQSSVLCCFNPQLLKVSNPVGLDAYMAAQHAVISQTDSLHGCVKDALEHAGAELEVVAAAPDFMSILATARSSAVIATVSSRIALRYGPLLGLEVSPVPLALSFPPVAMVWPLQMDSDLGCAWLRQQIREAMLRTNGSNVADVAA